One Thalassospira marina DNA window includes the following coding sequences:
- a CDS encoding flavodoxin family protein: protein MTHPQITTAIVYHSGYGHTQRLAEAAAQGAESQGTAALIAIDADGNIPDDAWTILDRANAIIFGSPTYMGGPSWQFKKFADASSKPWFEEKWKDKIFGGFTNSASINGDKLNTLQYFALLAGQHGGIWVSLAIKPANLKSSKRDDPNRMGSYIGPMAQSDADAAPDEMSKGDLETAQSYGARVAHIASRFTKP, encoded by the coding sequence ATGACCCATCCCCAAATCACCACCGCCATTGTCTATCATTCAGGGTATGGCCACACACAACGGCTGGCCGAGGCCGCCGCCCAAGGGGCCGAATCGCAAGGCACTGCCGCCCTGATCGCGATTGATGCCGACGGCAATATCCCTGACGATGCCTGGACCATTCTTGACCGTGCAAACGCCATCATTTTCGGTTCGCCAACCTATATGGGCGGGCCAAGCTGGCAGTTTAAAAAATTCGCCGATGCGTCTTCAAAACCGTGGTTTGAAGAAAAATGGAAAGACAAAATCTTTGGCGGCTTCACCAACAGCGCCAGCATCAATGGCGACAAGCTTAACACCCTGCAATATTTTGCCCTTCTGGCCGGGCAGCATGGCGGCATCTGGGTCAGTCTGGCAATCAAACCGGCCAATCTGAAATCATCCAAACGCGATGACCCCAACCGGATGGGGTCCTATATCGGGCCAATGGCACAATCCGATGCCGATGCCGCCCCCGATGAAATGTCCAAGGGCGATCTGGAAACCGCGCAAAGCTATGGCGCGCGCGTCGCCCACATCGCCAGCCGGTTTACCAAGCCATAA
- a CDS encoding DoxX family protein, whose translation MPDISQTPRTLWIGRAASGLVVIALLLDGASQFLAPASIAAMMQETGFDMALTPALGSIMLGCAILYALPATRFLGAILVTGFLGGAICAHFRLGEIGSAPQIASLLLGALTWGGLYLRDPRLHPLLPLTR comes from the coding sequence ATGCCCGACATTTCCCAAACACCCCGTACCCTATGGATTGGCCGGGCCGCCAGTGGGCTGGTGGTGATCGCGCTGCTCCTCGATGGCGCATCACAGTTCCTTGCCCCGGCAAGCATCGCCGCCATGATGCAGGAAACCGGCTTTGACATGGCTTTAACCCCGGCATTGGGCAGCATCATGCTGGGATGCGCCATTTTATACGCCCTGCCTGCCACACGTTTTCTCGGTGCCATTCTGGTCACCGGGTTTCTGGGCGGGGCAATTTGCGCCCATTTCCGGCTGGGCGAAATCGGGTCCGCCCCGCAAATCGCCTCGCTTTTGCTGGGGGCCTTAACCTGGGGTGGCCTTTACCTGCGCGATCCCCGCCTGCATCCGCTTCTGCCCCTTACCCGCTAG
- a CDS encoding LysR family transcriptional regulator, which yields MHNLEPILIFVRVAEMGSFTQAADFLGIQKGRASTVIRKLEEDVGARLLHRTTRSVQLSEDGKAFYERACALLADMDDLETMFSGEHVALRGRLRVDVPTGVAWKAIIPTLPDFMARYPELELELSSTDRKVDLVQEGFDCVLRIGPIGDDSLVARPLGQMRMINAASPAYLARMGTPRTLDDLRSQGHRAIHYSQNLGAKPYGWEYPLEDGSGYASMPLAGALHVNSVQTYEAAGLAGLGVMQAAYAGIRPHLESGELVEILPDLRPSPLDVALVVAHRRNLSRRVRAFMNWVEGVMTPYLQ from the coding sequence ATGCATAACCTGGAGCCGATCCTGATTTTTGTTCGGGTTGCGGAAATGGGCAGTTTTACCCAGGCTGCGGACTTTTTGGGGATTCAAAAAGGGCGGGCATCAACCGTTATTCGCAAGCTGGAAGAAGATGTTGGCGCGCGGCTTTTGCACCGGACAACGCGCAGTGTGCAATTATCCGAAGATGGCAAAGCATTTTATGAACGCGCCTGTGCGTTGCTGGCCGATATGGATGATCTGGAAACGATGTTTTCGGGTGAACATGTTGCCTTGCGTGGCAGGCTGCGGGTTGATGTGCCAACAGGGGTGGCCTGGAAGGCGATTATCCCCACCTTGCCCGATTTCATGGCACGCTACCCGGAACTGGAACTGGAACTGTCGAGCACGGATCGTAAGGTGGACCTTGTGCAGGAAGGGTTTGATTGTGTGCTGCGCATTGGCCCGATTGGGGATGACAGCCTGGTTGCCCGGCCATTGGGGCAAATGCGCATGATCAATGCGGCCAGCCCGGCTTACCTTGCACGGATGGGCACCCCCCGAACCCTTGATGATTTGCGCAGTCAGGGGCACCGGGCCATCCATTACAGCCAGAATTTGGGGGCAAAACCCTATGGCTGGGAATATCCGTTAGAAGATGGTTCAGGCTATGCATCCATGCCATTGGCCGGTGCGCTGCATGTCAATAGCGTGCAGACATATGAGGCCGCCGGTCTGGCCGGGCTGGGGGTGATGCAGGCGGCTTATGCGGGGATAAGGCCGCATCTTGAAAGTGGCGAGCTGGTTGAAATCCTGCCAGATTTGCGACCATCGCCGTTAGATGTGGCCCTTGTTGTGGCGCATCGGCGCAATTTATCACGCCGTGTTCGGGCCTTTATGAACTGGGTGGAAGGGGTGATGACGCCCTATCTGCAATAG
- a CDS encoding GntR family transcriptional regulator produces MTEAARPRGERSLRSRAYDSFTERLLARDILPGQFLSQRELVEITGMPLGAIRELVPRLEADGLITTVPQRGMQVAHIDLDLVRNAFQLRMFLELEAAALFTINATDDMIGEIRQAHETVLRDAEKGITPDLLERAQAVDWSLHDCIIDSLNNAIISNVYRVNSVKIRLIRQERFRLNEKLLTTVMNDHLEIISGFESRDPDRAVNALRSHLDNARGRALGLGEM; encoded by the coding sequence ATGACAGAAGCCGCCCGGCCCAGAGGAGAACGCAGCCTTCGCAGCCGCGCCTATGACAGCTTTACCGAGCGGCTTCTGGCCCGCGACATTTTGCCCGGGCAATTTCTGTCGCAGCGCGAACTGGTCGAAATTACCGGCATGCCGCTGGGCGCGATCCGCGAACTGGTCCCGCGCCTGGAGGCGGATGGCCTGATCACCACCGTTCCCCAGCGCGGCATGCAGGTCGCCCATATCGACCTGGATCTGGTGCGAAACGCCTTTCAGCTTCGCATGTTTCTGGAGCTGGAAGCCGCTGCCCTTTTCACCATCAATGCCACCGATGACATGATTGGTGAAATCCGCCAGGCCCACGAAACCGTTTTGCGCGATGCCGAAAAAGGCATCACCCCGGACCTTCTGGAACGCGCACAGGCCGTCGACTGGTCCCTGCATGACTGCATTATCGATTCGCTCAATAACGCCATCATTTCCAATGTCTATCGGGTCAATTCGGTTAAAATCCGCCTGATCCGGCAGGAACGGTTCCGTCTGAACGAAAAACTTCTGACCACCGTGATGAATGACCATCTCGAAATCATTTCCGGCTTTGAATCCCGCGACCCTGATCGCGCCGTCAATGCCCTGCGCAGCCATCTCGACAATGCCCGTGGCCGTGCCCTTGGTCTGGGCGAGATGTAA
- a CDS encoding dihydrodipicolinate synthase family protein, producing the protein MTFDKTRPFGISAALTTPFNAAGNVDIALLVSHVQDALAKGCTSVTLGGTTGEGPSLSQEEKVAAHNAMTAAGVPADKIVFAIIESSLPNAVAFARQAAELDSAHILLAPPYYFKGVADSGQLAWFRAFLTEIAPTGLKVILYHIPQVTAAAVTPDMVAELKKDFPALITGVKDSAGNWDNTEELLKRFPDLDILIGDERLLAKGVALGAAGSISGVANFRPDLLTAILAGKPADPRLPELVEALLQYPVTPAVKALVGHLGGQQSWLAARAPLARLSPAQYQALAKRYDELFASPTR; encoded by the coding sequence ATGACTTTTGACAAGACCCGCCCCTTTGGCATTTCCGCCGCACTGACCACCCCGTTCAATGCGGCTGGCAATGTCGATATCGCCCTTCTGGTAAGCCATGTGCAGGATGCCCTGGCAAAGGGCTGCACTTCGGTAACGCTGGGCGGTACCACCGGCGAAGGCCCGTCGCTTTCACAGGAAGAAAAGGTTGCCGCGCATAATGCCATGACGGCAGCCGGCGTTCCGGCCGACAAAATTGTTTTTGCCATTATCGAATCATCGCTGCCCAATGCCGTGGCATTTGCCCGCCAGGCCGCCGAACTTGACAGCGCGCATATCCTTCTTGCGCCGCCTTATTATTTCAAGGGCGTTGCCGATAGTGGCCAGCTTGCCTGGTTCCGCGCCTTTCTGACCGAAATTGCCCCCACCGGCCTTAAGGTGATTCTCTATCATATCCCGCAGGTTACCGCCGCCGCCGTTACCCCCGATATGGTTGCCGAACTGAAAAAGGACTTCCCGGCCCTGATTACCGGCGTCAAGGATTCCGCTGGCAACTGGGACAACACCGAAGAACTGTTAAAACGCTTCCCCGATCTTGATATTCTGATCGGCGACGAACGCCTGCTGGCCAAGGGTGTGGCCCTGGGTGCTGCCGGTTCGATCAGCGGTGTTGCCAATTTCCGCCCGGACCTTCTGACGGCGATTCTGGCAGGTAAACCGGCCGATCCGCGCCTGCCCGAACTGGTCGAAGCCCTGCTGCAATACCCGGTAACACCAGCAGTAAAGGCACTGGTCGGGCATTTGGGTGGCCAACAATCCTGGCTGGCCGCACGCGCGCCCCTTGCCCGCTTAAGCCCGGCACAGTATCAAGCCCTTGCAAAACGTTACGACGAACTGTTCGCATCGCCAACGAGGTAA
- a CDS encoding sialic acid TRAP transporter substrate-binding protein SiaP yields the protein MLKHLPKYTAGIAAAAILAFSGAATSAMADPVKLRISTPAVDSDWHAKMLTVFKDELEKQAPGQFDVEIHLNASLFKQGTEPAAMQRGNLDMAMISAQDIAKQIPAWSVFTAGYLIRDPQHQRAVFHSDIGKEFYQMVADDMNIEILDVGYLGTRELDIRGDKKIETPADLAGVKLRMPGSDAWLFLGNALGANATPLAFGEVYTGLQTGTIDAQDNPLPTVKAAKFYEVTNQIVLTDHLVDAVFLSMAKSTYDELSEDQQKLVHEAAEKATAYNNENRIADEAKLLDFFKEQGLKVYKPDVDAFRKKVQQDYLDSEFAKDWPEGIVERINAVK from the coding sequence ATGCTTAAACATCTACCCAAATACACAGCCGGTATCGCGGCAGCAGCGATTCTTGCATTTTCCGGTGCGGCGACCTCGGCGATGGCTGATCCGGTCAAATTGCGCATTTCGACCCCGGCGGTTGACAGCGACTGGCATGCCAAAATGCTGACCGTTTTCAAAGACGAGCTGGAAAAGCAGGCGCCGGGCCAGTTCGATGTTGAAATCCACCTGAATGCCAGCCTGTTCAAACAGGGCACGGAACCCGCAGCGATGCAGCGCGGCAACCTGGATATGGCGATGATTTCGGCACAGGACATTGCCAAGCAGATTCCGGCATGGTCCGTGTTTACGGCAGGTTATCTGATCCGCGATCCGCAGCATCAGCGCGCCGTCTTCCACAGCGACATCGGTAAGGAATTTTACCAGATGGTCGCCGATGACATGAATATCGAGATTCTTGATGTGGGTTACCTTGGCACCCGTGAACTTGACATTCGCGGTGACAAGAAAATCGAAACCCCGGCGGACCTTGCCGGTGTGAAACTGCGTATGCCCGGTTCGGATGCGTGGCTGTTTTTGGGCAATGCCCTTGGCGCCAATGCAACCCCGCTGGCATTTGGCGAAGTTTATACCGGCCTTCAGACCGGCACGATCGACGCCCAGGACAACCCGCTGCCGACCGTCAAAGCCGCGAAATTCTATGAAGTCACCAACCAGATTGTTCTGACCGACCATCTGGTGGACGCAGTTTTCCTGTCGATGGCCAAAAGCACCTATGACGAGCTGAGCGAAGACCAGCAAAAGCTGGTGCATGAAGCTGCCGAGAAAGCGACGGCCTATAACAATGAAAACCGTATTGCTGACGAAGCCAAGCTTCTGGATTTCTTCAAGGAACAGGGCCTGAAGGTTTACAAACCCGATGTTGATGCTTTCCGCAAGAAAGTGCAGCAGGACTACCTGGATTCCGAATTTGCCAAAGACTGGCCGGAAGGCATTGTCGAGCGCATCAACGCAGTTAAGTGA
- a CDS encoding TRAP transporter small permease, producing MTLFIVMFATFLLQIFSRYVLNAPLGWTVEVCVILYIWLVFWTSAFLLRDSEHVSFNMLFLMANPRQKRVMAILGILCIGVAMAAGLPVIVDYVQFMHIEKAPVTRIPLNYIYAIFPVFIIAVVIRSAMSLYRLFTRRWQDEVAAIAGDEEEQRDLP from the coding sequence GTGACATTGTTCATCGTGATGTTCGCGACCTTTCTTTTGCAGATCTTTTCACGCTATGTCCTGAATGCGCCGCTTGGCTGGACGGTGGAAGTCTGCGTTATTCTATATATCTGGCTGGTGTTCTGGACGTCGGCCTTTCTGTTGCGCGATAGCGAACATGTATCGTTCAACATGCTGTTTTTAATGGCAAACCCGCGCCAGAAGCGGGTGATGGCGATATTGGGCATTTTATGCATCGGTGTTGCCATGGCCGCGGGCCTGCCGGTGATTGTCGATTATGTGCAGTTCATGCATATCGAAAAAGCCCCGGTCACGCGCATTCCACTGAATTACATTTATGCGATCTTCCCGGTCTTTATCATTGCGGTGGTCATCCGATCCGCGATGTCGCTGTATCGGCTGTTTACCCGCCGCTGGCAGGATGAAGTAGCCGCCATTGCCGGGGATGAAGAAGAACAAAGGGACCTGCCATGA
- a CDS encoding TRAP transporter large permease — MSLAFMFSLGGFLLLGAIGMPISLAAFASSIAYLFMTGQDVGLVAEQALNGLFNSYVLLAVPLFILAANFMNAGTISDRLLNFCVAIVGRMRGGLAHVNVLASLIFSGMSGSAIADAAGIGRVIIDLMCRNNRYPPGYAAALTAASSVIGPIIPPSIPMILYALISDTSIGYLFLGGIVPGLLLALVLMILNAITARRRNFARDEAVPVRDIPRLTMRAFPALMLPVILLYGIYGGVTTPTEAAAVAAVYALVLSVVFYRSLSWKEFYKLVLDGARSTSVVGLIIASALVLNYLVASENVPSMVAGQLAGLEMSPLVFLLGVNVLILLLGCLFDATTLLLIVVPLFLPAAKMLGIDLVHFGVVITVNIMIGLVTPPYGVVLFVLNGVTGIPLRDIIREIWPFIFVLLLALLAMTLIPSIVLWLPRMFGYGG, encoded by the coding sequence ATGAGCCTGGCCTTTATGTTTAGCCTTGGCGGATTTTTGCTGCTGGGCGCGATTGGCATGCCCATTTCGCTGGCGGCCTTTGCCAGTTCGATCGCCTATCTTTTCATGACCGGGCAGGATGTGGGGCTGGTGGCCGAACAGGCACTGAATGGCCTGTTTAACAGTTATGTCCTGCTGGCGGTGCCGCTGTTTATTCTGGCGGCGAATTTCATGAATGCCGGTACGATCAGCGACCGGCTGCTGAATTTTTGCGTGGCGATTGTCGGGCGTATGCGCGGGGGCCTTGCCCATGTGAACGTGCTGGCCAGCCTGATTTTTTCGGGCATGTCGGGCTCGGCGATTGCCGATGCAGCGGGCATTGGCCGCGTGATCATTGATCTGATGTGCCGCAATAACCGCTATCCGCCGGGATATGCCGCTGCCCTGACCGCTGCTTCCAGCGTGATTGGCCCGATCATTCCGCCGTCCATTCCCATGATCCTTTATGCGCTGATTTCCGATACCTCTATCGGGTATCTGTTTTTGGGCGGGATCGTACCGGGGTTGCTGCTGGCGCTTGTTCTGATGATTTTGAATGCCATCACCGCACGCCGGCGCAATTTTGCCCGTGACGAAGCGGTGCCGGTTCGCGATATTCCGCGCCTGACCATGCGGGCCTTCCCGGCCCTGATGTTACCGGTGATCCTGCTGTATGGCATTTACGGTGGTGTGACTACCCCGACCGAGGCCGCCGCCGTTGCGGCAGTTTATGCCCTGGTGCTGTCGGTGGTGTTCTATCGTTCGCTGAGCTGGAAGGAATTTTACAAACTGGTGCTTGATGGGGCGCGTTCGACCTCGGTCGTGGGCTTGATCATCGCATCTGCACTGGTGCTGAATTACCTGGTTGCCAGTGAAAATGTGCCTTCGATGGTGGCCGGTCAGCTTGCCGGGCTGGAAATGTCGCCGCTGGTGTTTTTGCTTGGCGTTAACGTGCTGATCCTGCTTTTGGGGTGCCTGTTTGATGCCACGACCCTGCTTTTGATTGTGGTGCCGCTGTTCCTGCCTGCTGCCAAGATGCTGGGCATTGACCTGGTGCATTTTGGCGTCGTGATTACGGTCAATATCATGATCGGGCTGGTGACACCGCCTTATGGTGTGGTGCTGTTTGTTCTGAATGGCGTTACCGGTATTCCGCTGCGCGATATCATTCGCGAAATCTGGCCGTTTATCTTTGTGCTGTTGCTGGCCCTGCTGGCGATGACATTGATCCCGTCCATCGTATTGTGGTTGCCACGCATGTTTGGCTATGGCGGGTAA
- a CDS encoding methyl-accepting chemotaxis protein codes for MTGRLGLRGRLMLAIVPIALLAASAAGIGIFSFEATRQQQNTVSEEAIPALITAQQLYAKTDSLTAIGRMVAAAENQDSVNSASANLESVENAISDDIARLGQLGVDAEILNSFSSKTGQLGSNIRLLSDTRMSLFSLGATLGERVEQNAKAAADIELLANDLGMNASMDLTDNASSLYSLIGSPDQTSAAFETLNTLLDVNAVNVQNMGDLRANAFQIPATGDQVVAANSFEALDRVKFRADPLLTQLQKGVERIADDDEKAHGQKQFDIIHANLNPNADQNLFDLQRKRLETIDTVEDILSQNNSISADIAQSAQQVLEQMQNKIDNANRAVEETIEASKTVMIAVILAVIVISGLILWLYVQRNLLRRLIGLNRAMARLAGGDLNTPVIDKGRDEIADMAVAVETFRENGLEAQRLRTENEAAEERAEQLRRQTLLEMADGFETTVNTLVSELVEAAGDMGNTMSKMADNAGNNVARAMEVTNASQDASRNVSSVSSATEELSASVREIERQISKAEEISQNAVDQARRSDETVRQMSETASRIGEVIDLITNIADQTNLLALNATIEAARAGDAGKGFAVVAGEVKNLATQTQRATDDIGRQIEEMRTVSNDAVEMISAIAHTIGEMDVISASIGAAMRQQGAATGEIASGSEEAANGVRHVSDNMESVSHTANMVQDLASHAREVAGELLRKTQNLQLEANNFVSRVRAD; via the coding sequence ATGACGGGTCGTCTTGGTCTGCGCGGGCGTCTGATGCTTGCCATCGTGCCGATTGCGCTGCTGGCTGCAAGTGCAGCAGGGATTGGTATTTTTTCGTTTGAAGCCACGCGGCAACAACAAAACACGGTTTCAGAAGAGGCAATTCCCGCCCTGATAACCGCCCAGCAGCTTTATGCCAAAACCGATTCCCTTACCGCGATCGGCCGCATGGTCGCCGCCGCCGAGAACCAGGATTCCGTCAATAGTGCATCGGCCAACCTTGAATCCGTGGAAAACGCGATCAGCGACGATATCGCACGCCTCGGCCAGCTTGGCGTTGATGCCGAAATCCTCAACAGCTTTTCAAGCAAGACAGGCCAGCTTGGCAGCAATATCCGCCTGCTCAGCGATACGCGCATGTCCCTGTTTTCCCTGGGCGCAACACTTGGCGAACGGGTTGAACAAAATGCCAAGGCCGCAGCCGATATCGAACTGCTGGCCAATGATCTGGGCATGAATGCCTCGATGGATCTGACCGACAATGCCAGCTCGCTTTATTCCCTGATCGGCAGCCCCGATCAGACATCGGCGGCCTTTGAAACCCTCAATACCCTGCTTGATGTCAATGCCGTCAATGTCCAGAATATGGGTGATCTGCGCGCCAATGCCTTTCAAATCCCCGCAACCGGCGACCAGGTCGTGGCGGCCAACAGTTTTGAAGCCCTTGATCGCGTCAAGTTCCGCGCCGATCCGCTGCTGACCCAGTTGCAAAAAGGCGTTGAACGCATCGCCGATGACGATGAAAAGGCCCACGGGCAAAAACAGTTCGACATCATCCATGCCAATCTGAACCCCAATGCCGATCAGAACCTGTTTGATCTGCAACGCAAACGGCTGGAAACCATTGATACCGTCGAAGATATCCTAAGCCAGAATAACAGCATCTCGGCCGATATTGCGCAAAGCGCGCAACAGGTCCTCGAACAGATGCAAAACAAAATCGACAATGCCAACCGCGCGGTCGAGGAAACCATCGAAGCCTCGAAAACCGTGATGATTGCGGTGATCCTGGCCGTCATCGTCATTTCCGGGCTGATCCTGTGGCTATATGTCCAGCGCAACCTGCTGCGCCGCCTGATTGGCCTTAACCGCGCCATGGCCCGCCTTGCCGGGGGTGATTTGAACACACCTGTCATCGATAAGGGCCGCGACGAAATTGCCGATATGGCCGTGGCGGTTGAAACCTTCCGCGAAAACGGGCTGGAAGCGCAGCGCCTGCGCACCGAAAACGAAGCCGCCGAAGAACGCGCCGAACAACTCCGCCGCCAGACCCTGCTGGAAATGGCAGACGGTTTTGAAACCACCGTCAATACCCTGGTGTCCGAACTGGTCGAAGCCGCAGGCGACATGGGCAACACCATGAGCAAGATGGCCGATAATGCGGGCAATAACGTTGCGCGTGCCATGGAAGTCACCAATGCATCCCAGGATGCATCGCGCAATGTCAGCTCGGTTTCATCCGCGACCGAGGAACTTTCCGCCTCCGTCCGGGAAATTGAACGCCAGATCAGCAAGGCCGAGGAAATTTCGCAAAATGCTGTTGATCAGGCCCGCCGGTCGGATGAAACCGTGCGGCAAATGTCGGAAACCGCATCGCGCATTGGCGAAGTCATCGACCTGATCACCAATATCGCCGATCAGACCAACCTTCTCGCCCTGAATGCCACCATCGAAGCCGCCCGTGCGGGTGATGCCGGCAAGGGATTTGCCGTTGTGGCGGGCGAAGTCAAAAACCTTGCCACCCAAACGCAGCGCGCGACCGACGATATTGGCCGCCAGATCGAAGAAATGCGCACCGTAAGCAACGATGCCGTTGAAATGATCTCTGCAATCGCCCATACCATTGGCGAAATGGATGTGATTTCGGCTTCTATCGGGGCGGCAATGCGCCAGCAGGGCGCGGCCACCGGTGAAATCGCCAGTGGCTCCGAAGAGGCGGCAAATGGCGTGCGCCATGTGTCGGACAATATGGAAAGTGTTTCGCACACGGCCAATATGGTTCAGGACCTTGCCAGCCATGCCCGCGAAGTTGCAGGCGAACTGCTGCGCAAAACGCAGAACCTGCAGCTAGAGGCCAACAATTTCGTCAGTCGCGTTCGCGCCGACTGA
- a CDS encoding cobalt-precorrin-6A reductase yields the protein MPDPDLRLKNHLSPLNVLVFGGTGDANRITSELLVRFGSHIRLQLSLAGRTSAPNLPDGVPVRIGGFGGPEGIVKSLQSDGIDLVIDATHPFATQISAHIADACKQAGTPCIQYHRAPWIAQQGDHWINVPDIQTAAAKLPSIGKRALIAIGRRHLHCFNDLHDCWLLVRTVEAPNHPFDLANGEWLSARGPFSPELERELLERHEIDVVVTKNSGGDASEGKLIAARELGIPVIMIDRPPLQAVDYATSTEEVVQKVAQQHTAQ from the coding sequence ATGCCCGATCCCGACCTGCGCCTGAAAAACCACCTTTCCCCGTTGAATGTTCTGGTCTTTGGGGGAACCGGTGATGCCAACCGCATCACAAGCGAACTTCTTGTCAGGTTTGGATCACATATCCGTTTGCAGCTATCCCTTGCCGGGCGCACCAGCGCACCCAACCTGCCCGATGGCGTGCCAGTGCGTATTGGTGGCTTTGGCGGGCCGGAAGGCATTGTCAAAAGCCTGCAAAGCGATGGTATCGACCTGGTGATTGATGCCACCCACCCCTTTGCCACGCAAATTTCCGCCCATATTGCCGATGCCTGCAAACAGGCTGGTACGCCCTGCATCCAGTATCACCGTGCGCCCTGGATCGCACAGCAAGGCGATCACTGGATCAATGTGCCCGACATTCAAACCGCGGCAGCAAAACTGCCGTCCATTGGCAAACGCGCGCTGATCGCCATTGGCCGCCGCCACCTGCACTGCTTTAACGACCTGCATGATTGCTGGTTGCTGGTCCGCACGGTCGAGGCCCCCAATCACCCGTTTGACCTTGCCAATGGCGAATGGCTGTCGGCACGCGGGCCTTTTTCGCCCGAACTGGAACGCGAACTGCTGGAACGCCACGAAATTGATGTTGTCGTCACCAAAAACAGCGGCGGCGACGCCAGCGAAGGCAAACTGATTGCCGCACGCGAACTGGGCATTCCCGTTATCATGATCGATCGCCCGCCATTGCAGGCCGTTGATTACGCCACCAGCACCGAAGAGGTCGTGCAAAAAGTCGCCCAGCAGCACACCGCACAATAA
- a CDS encoding cobalt-precorrin-5B (C(1))-methyltransferase: MTRKPDGPLRKGWTTGACATAATRAAWQAILSGAFPDPVGITLPRGETPQFALVKKETGPGWARASIIKDAGDDPDVTHQAEIIATVRQASTGAGISFHAGAGVGTITKPGLPLPVGEPAINPKPREMMTVQILELAAEFGVRPDVEIEISIPGGAEIAQKTWNPRLGIIGGLSVLGTTGVVIPFSCSAWIHSIHRGVDVARATGRHHVAGATGKTSESAIKAIYGLPDEALLDMGDFVGGMLKYLRRNPVPNVTIAGGFGKLVKLAQGHLDLHSSRSQVDMEKLAHTAAAIGADTALCDAIRTANTARHVLELCAAQSVDIGNIIARQARETAMATIDGACAIEIVIFDRQGGMVGRAGRLETPSSP; the protein is encoded by the coding sequence ATGACCCGCAAACCCGACGGCCCGCTTCGCAAAGGATGGACAACCGGGGCCTGTGCCACGGCGGCCACCCGTGCGGCCTGGCAGGCAATATTGTCAGGGGCGTTTCCCGACCCGGTTGGCATTACCCTGCCGCGTGGCGAAACACCGCAATTTGCCCTGGTCAAAAAGGAAACCGGGCCGGGTTGGGCACGTGCCAGCATCATCAAGGATGCCGGCGATGACCCCGATGTTACCCATCAGGCCGAAATCATCGCCACGGTGCGCCAGGCATCCACGGGGGCCGGTATTTCATTTCATGCTGGCGCTGGGGTTGGCACGATCACCAAGCCCGGCCTGCCTTTGCCGGTGGGGGAACCGGCCATCAACCCCAAACCCCGCGAAATGATGACGGTGCAAATCCTGGAACTGGCCGCCGAATTTGGCGTGCGCCCGGATGTTGAAATTGAAATTTCCATTCCCGGCGGCGCGGAAATCGCCCAAAAAACCTGGAATCCGCGCCTGGGCATCATTGGCGGGCTTTCGGTGCTGGGCACAACGGGCGTTGTTATACCCTTTAGCTGTTCGGCCTGGATCCATTCCATCCATCGCGGGGTGGATGTTGCGCGTGCCACCGGCCGCCATCATGTTGCCGGGGCCACGGGCAAAACATCGGAAAGCGCGATCAAGGCGATATATGGCCTGCCAGACGAAGCCCTGCTTGATATGGGCGATTTTGTCGGCGGCATGCTGAAATATCTGCGGCGCAACCCGGTGCCCAATGTCACCATTGCTGGCGGTTTTGGCAAACTGGTCAAACTGGCACAGGGCCACCTGGACCTGCATAGCAGCCGTTCACAGGTGGATATGGAAAAACTGGCCCACACCGCCGCCGCAATTGGTGCCGATACTGCCCTGTGCGATGCCATCCGCACCGCCAATACCGCCCGCCATGTATTGGAACTTTGTGCTGCGCAAAGCGTTGATATAGGTAACATAATCGCCAGACAGGCACGCGAGACCGCCATGGCAACCATTGATGGTGCCTGTGCGATCGAAATTGTTATTTTTGACAGGCAAGGCGGCATGGTGGGGCGCGCCGGGCGGCTTGAAACCCCGTCTTCCCCCTGA